A single window of Bufo bufo chromosome 10, aBufBuf1.1, whole genome shotgun sequence DNA harbors:
- the LOC120980242 gene encoding embryonic protein UVS.2-like isoform X1, translating to MLQGDVAVRRNRNAVICRGKSCLWSKSAEGWVRVPYTLSNNYTSEEKTLIQAAMEEVVVLTCVRFIPRHGEPSYLRIRPYDGCWSYVGRVGGAQDLSLMKSGCLHWGIIQHELLHSLGFQHEQCRSDRDKYIRINWGNISQDKERNFYKMSTQNLGVPYDYLSVLHYGKFAFASDAGKPTLEPTGNPRALIGQRVGLSSLDVAKINKLYECNICSYLLPDAHGAFSWESKKNPNITSCVWLIRVPEDKVFLQFESFSVSSFPDCSQASVTVYDGISRESPILIDKICGNIAPLAQISSGKFVRVAFTSSRIGSSFKATYSSLKCGGSLFSTTGNFSTPYFPSKYPNSMNCVWVLSAPAGYKITLHVAPFSLEPSPGCSYDYFLLRDGRREAKKCGHLPKLAFTSSTHSLIVHFHSDSSVQANGFFATYSFSPLSPRRWNDVQS from the exons ATGTTACAAGGAGACGTTGCTGTGAGAAGGAACAGGAATGCCGTGATCTGTAGAGGAAAGTCTTGCCTCTGGTCAAAATCAGCCGAAGGTTGGGTCCGCGTGCCGTACACCCTGTCTAACAACTACA CCTCGGAGGAGAAGACGCTTATCCAAGCTGCCATGGAGGAGGTGGTGGTTCTAACGTGTGTACGCTTCATTCCACGTCATGGAGAGCCCAGTTATTTGAGGATCCGACCCTATGATGG GTGCTGGTCCTATGTTGGGCGCGTCGGGGgtgcacaggacctgtccctcatgAAGTCAGGGTGTCTgcactggggtataatacagcatGAACTGCTTCATTCTCTGGGCTTCCAACATGAGCAGTGCCGCAGCGACCGAGACAAGTACATCCGCATTAACTGGGGAAACATCAGCCAAG ATAAAGAACGCAATTTCTACAAGATGAGTACCCAAAACCTAGGCGTGCCTTATGATTACCTGTCTGTTTTACACTATGGCAA GTTTGCTTTTGCAAGTGATGCTGGAAAACCGACTCTTGAACCCACCGGCAACCCCCGTGCTTTGATCGGGCAGCGCGTTGGATTAAGTTCTTTGGATGTCGCCAAGATTAACAAGCTCTACGAATGCA atatCTGTAGTTACCTGCTGCCTGATGCACATGGGGCATTTTCATGGGAGTCCAAGAAGAACCCTAACATTACGTCATGTGTGTGGCTGATCCGGGTCCCAGAGGACAAA GTTTTCCTGCAGTTTGAGTCGTTCAGCGTTAGTTCCTTTCCAGATTGTTCTCAGGCCTCTGTTACTGTGTACGATGGAATCAGCAGAGAGTCGCCCATTCTTATCGACAAAATCTGCGGAAACATTGCTCCACTTGCACAGATTTCCTCTGGAAAATTTGTCAGAGTAGCATTCACCAGCTCACGGATTGGAAGCAGCTTTAAGGCGACATACAGTTCAC TGAAATGTGGTGGATCCTTATTCAGTACAACAGGAAACTTTTCGACTCCATATTTTCCCTCCAAATACCCTAACTCAATGAACTGCGTGTGGGTCTTATCTGCACCTGCAGGGTACAAG ATTACACTCCACGTTGCTCCATTTAGTTTGGAACCGTCACCAGGCTGCTCTTATGACTATTTTCTCCTTCGTGATGGTCGGAGAGAAGCCAAGAAATGTGGGCACCTTCCCAAGTTGGCTTTCACGTCTTCTACCCATTCTCTAATAGTACATTTTCACAGTGACTCTTCTGTGCAGGCGAATGGCTTCTTCGCTACATACTCATTCT CTCCCTTATCCCCAAGACGCTGGAATGATGTTCAGTCCTAA
- the LOC120980242 gene encoding embryonic protein UVS.2-like isoform X2 has product MMGECLAWLWTLASKRCWSYVGRVGGAQDLSLMKSGCLHWGIIQHELLHSLGFQHEQCRSDRDKYIRINWGNISQDKERNFYKMSTQNLGVPYDYLSVLHYGKFAFASDAGKPTLEPTGNPRALIGQRVGLSSLDVAKINKLYECNICSYLLPDAHGAFSWESKKNPNITSCVWLIRVPEDKVFLQFESFSVSSFPDCSQASVTVYDGISRESPILIDKICGNIAPLAQISSGKFVRVAFTSSRIGSSFKATYSSLKCGGSLFSTTGNFSTPYFPSKYPNSMNCVWVLSAPAGYKITLHVAPFSLEPSPGCSYDYFLLRDGRREAKKCGHLPKLAFTSSTHSLIVHFHSDSSVQANGFFATYSFSPLSPRRWNDVQS; this is encoded by the exons ATGATGGGTGAGTGCCTTGCTTGGCTATGGACATTGGCGTCTAAAAG GTGCTGGTCCTATGTTGGGCGCGTCGGGGgtgcacaggacctgtccctcatgAAGTCAGGGTGTCTgcactggggtataatacagcatGAACTGCTTCATTCTCTGGGCTTCCAACATGAGCAGTGCCGCAGCGACCGAGACAAGTACATCCGCATTAACTGGGGAAACATCAGCCAAG ATAAAGAACGCAATTTCTACAAGATGAGTACCCAAAACCTAGGCGTGCCTTATGATTACCTGTCTGTTTTACACTATGGCAA GTTTGCTTTTGCAAGTGATGCTGGAAAACCGACTCTTGAACCCACCGGCAACCCCCGTGCTTTGATCGGGCAGCGCGTTGGATTAAGTTCTTTGGATGTCGCCAAGATTAACAAGCTCTACGAATGCA atatCTGTAGTTACCTGCTGCCTGATGCACATGGGGCATTTTCATGGGAGTCCAAGAAGAACCCTAACATTACGTCATGTGTGTGGCTGATCCGGGTCCCAGAGGACAAA GTTTTCCTGCAGTTTGAGTCGTTCAGCGTTAGTTCCTTTCCAGATTGTTCTCAGGCCTCTGTTACTGTGTACGATGGAATCAGCAGAGAGTCGCCCATTCTTATCGACAAAATCTGCGGAAACATTGCTCCACTTGCACAGATTTCCTCTGGAAAATTTGTCAGAGTAGCATTCACCAGCTCACGGATTGGAAGCAGCTTTAAGGCGACATACAGTTCAC TGAAATGTGGTGGATCCTTATTCAGTACAACAGGAAACTTTTCGACTCCATATTTTCCCTCCAAATACCCTAACTCAATGAACTGCGTGTGGGTCTTATCTGCACCTGCAGGGTACAAG ATTACACTCCACGTTGCTCCATTTAGTTTGGAACCGTCACCAGGCTGCTCTTATGACTATTTTCTCCTTCGTGATGGTCGGAGAGAAGCCAAGAAATGTGGGCACCTTCCCAAGTTGGCTTTCACGTCTTCTACCCATTCTCTAATAGTACATTTTCACAGTGACTCTTCTGTGCAGGCGAATGGCTTCTTCGCTACATACTCATTCT CTCCCTTATCCCCAAGACGCTGGAATGATGTTCAGTCCTAA